The genome window AAAGAAGAGCAAGAGCGAGTCAGACAACACGGCTTATCTCAGTTTAGTAATCTAACCAAACAAGGAACCAAGGGTATCTTTTTCATCACGGCTGTGGATGCTTTGGAAGGTTATTTAGAGAACGATGTGAACCGGATTAAGGCTTCTGGTATAGAACTTGTAGAGCAAGCACTAGCAACATTTTTAGCTAAGGAAAGAGGGCGGGTAAAAATTGTTCGTTCAGAAAAGATTTTCCGAATGTCTGTTGAGGAATCCAGAAAAATTATTCCTCAGCGAGAATCGATGCTGAGAACTGATTTGCAAACTTTGGAAAAACGCTATGCTGATGCTCAAGAGTCATTGCGATCCCTAGAAAAGGAGCGTGAAAGCATAGTTAGACGGATATCGAACTTCCGCGAAGATATTAAAGAGTTAGTTCGGGGTAAAGCTCGCGAGCTTCTCAATAAAGTCAATGAAAAACTTGATGACTGGGTGAGTGAATATACAATCCAAGAAAGCGTAAAACTATTCTCTAAAGATATCTTCAACATGGAAGCGGCAGCTAAAAGAGTTGTCGAAGAGGTAACTCAATATCTTTCTAGCAAAGTAGAGAAAGAGTTTACCCAATGGCAACGTCACGAGTTACAGCCTTTTTTGGGAAGCCGTTTGGACGATCTATTCCGAGAATTAGAAGACAAGGCAGGTAATTTTTTCTCCGATTTAGATCGAGTGCGTGTTGAGGTTTCTGGAACTAAGATATCAAAACTAGATGTAGAAGTAGAAGACACTAAAATTTCTCCTATTAATCGCATTCTCTCTGGTATTGCTGGTTTTGTATTCATGGACTATGGTTCAGCCGCGATAGGAGGGTTATTTGGCTACAAAGAAATGCTCAAGAGTCTGATTCCTCAAATTGCTACCGTTGCAGTAACAATAGCGTTTGCTGGACTCAATCCTTGGGTATTAATTCCAGCAATATTTGGTAGTAGTACACTACAAGCCTTTATTAAGGTTAACGGAATTAACGATAAGGTTAAACAACAAGTAGGCAAAGAATATGGATCTACATTGCAAGCATCAAACCAGCCAAATGAAGTAGCTAATGCTGTTGCAGCTAAGATTAAAGAAATTGAGGACGGTGTAGATGGAGGACTTGGTAGCGAGATTCAAAGTGTTCGGACTCAAGTTAACTCAATTTTGGCTGAAAAGCAAAAAGGTCAAGTCAATGTTGACCAAAAGATTCAGGAGTTAAAATTGCTCTCGGAGCAATTAAATGCTATTGATGGGGAACTGAATGAGTTGATGAGACAAGTTGCTCAGATGTAGCAGTTTTTTGTTTTTCCCAGAGCGATAGCCCCTCTCCCCTCCTCAATCTTAAAGTGCGATCGCCCTTATTTTCCGAAAGTGCGATCGCCTTAAAATCATGTCAAATATATTCAATCCTCCCCATCATTTCTTCAGGCGCATACACTTCATAAAT of Oscillatoria nigro-viridis PCC 7112 contains these proteins:
- a CDS encoding dynamin family protein, translating into MNSNDRQYQLFQQKRNALAVLVKQQIDVLHSLNMTETEANICKLEERILTDGFKVLVVGEFKRGKSTFINALLRQEVLPAYSTPTTAIINEVKWGDKQKAMLYHKKPASGSPRPPQEIPVDKIEEYVVIKDSGKKEGQESPYEKVELFWPLELCRNGVEIIDSPGLNENEVRQQVTVDYLSRVDAVLFVLSCEQLGPSISEQKMIELLSNCGHEDIFFICNRFNDIRRKEEQERVRQHGLSQFSNLTKQGTKGIFFITAVDALEGYLENDVNRIKASGIELVEQALATFLAKERGRVKIVRSEKIFRMSVEESRKIIPQRESMLRTDLQTLEKRYADAQESLRSLEKERESIVRRISNFREDIKELVRGKARELLNKVNEKLDDWVSEYTIQESVKLFSKDIFNMEAAAKRVVEEVTQYLSSKVEKEFTQWQRHELQPFLGSRLDDLFRELEDKAGNFFSDLDRVRVEVSGTKISKLDVEVEDTKISPINRILSGIAGFVFMDYGSAAIGGLFGYKEMLKSLIPQIATVAVTIAFAGLNPWVLIPAIFGSSTLQAFIKVNGINDKVKQQVGKEYGSTLQASNQPNEVANAVAAKIKEIEDGVDGGLGSEIQSVRTQVNSILAEKQKGQVNVDQKIQELKLLSEQLNAIDGELNELMRQVAQM